The window CTAGTTGAAAGGAATGTATCATTTATACGCTCAAACCAGGGGAGATGTTCTAATGAACCGTCAGCCTCGAATTTTTGGTCTTGTATGGCCGCCAAGCAGATTGGCTACGTGGGCGGATGTTATTATTATAGTTGGAATCGGTGTTTTAATTTATATAGGAGTTGAGTTAGCAAGGGGTGCGCCTAAAGTAATTAGCGGACCTAAGATATCCCTTGAACCGTCTGCATTGGCGCTATACGCTGTGTTGTCTACCGCAAGAATGGCTGCCGCATATATACTGTCTATGTTATTCACGATTGTGTATGGATATATCGCTGCTAGAAACCGAAGTGCCGAATGGATAATGATACCGCTTCTCGATGTCTTTCAAAGTGTGCCAATACTTTCTTTTCTTCCGGTCGTTCTACTTAGTCTTTCCGCGATAATGCCAGAAAAGATAGCTGCTGGGTTGGCATCTATCGTGCTAATATTCACCAGCCAAGTTTGGAACCTAACATTCGCTTGGTATCAATCGCTTACGACAATTCCAAACGAGCTTTGTGAGGTCAGTGCAATCTTTCGATTTAACACCTGGTTTCGCCTTAAGGTGCTAGAGCTTCCGTTTGCCGCTATTAGCCTAATTTGGAATAGTATGATGAGCTGGGCAGGCGGTTGGTTTTTCTTAATGGCAGCGGAGATTTTCACGGTTGGCAACCGCGATTTCCGGCTGCCTGGGCTAGGTAGTTACCTACAGACCGCCGCAAACGAAGGCGACGTGCGCTCTATTTTACTGGGAATCCTGACCTTAGTATTGGTTATAGTCGCTTTGGATCAGCTTGTTTGGCGTCCTCTCTTGGTTTGGGCTAAACGTTTCAGATTGGAAATGGTTACCGGCGCTCCTGAGCCTCATTCTTGGTTTTACGATGTTTTACATAGTTCATTACTTGTTAAGTGGTTCAGTAGTAGCATATTGCAGCCACTTGGGGAAAAATTTGATACTTGGTCATTGCGGCACTTCCCGGCCGATGTCAAAAAAGCTGAAAGTCATCGAAAGCCTTCCACGGCTATTGCTGTGTTTGCAATTTTAATAGGGGGGCTTGCGTATGGTGCATATCGTGCATCGGAAATGCTTGTCGAATTATCATTGGCAGAATGGTTGGATATAGGCATTGGTGTGCTTGCAACGTTGGCACGCGTAGCAATTTCGCTCGTTGTGGCTCTTGCATGGACAATACCCGTGGGAACCATTTTGGGAACTAACCGAAAGCTGGCAACTTGGATTCAGCCAGTGGTTCAGGTGATGGCGTCAATTCCTGCTACTGCTTTCTTCCCAATTCTAGTTATGTTTCTAATCGGTCTGAAAGGTGGGATTAATTTTGTGGCGGTTCTCCTGATGCTAATGGGCACCCAGTGGTATCTTCTTTTTAATGTGATTGCTGGAGCAAGCGAGATTCCGCAGGACCTTAAGTATACATCAATTCTATTGGGGTTGAACAAATGGGAGCAGTGGCGAACACTTACTCTTCCTGCATTGTTTCCATATATTATTACAGGCGCAATAACAGCAAGTGGCGGAGCATGGAATGCCAGCATTGTTGCCGAATACGTTGAGTTCGGCAAGAAAACCATTTTTACAACCGGCATCGGCTCCACTATTGCGCGTGCGACTGCCACAGGTAACTTCCCGCTTCTGCTAGCATCTACAATCAGCATGATTTTGGCAGTTGTGCTTATCAACCGGTTGTTTTGGCGGCGCCTTTATCGGATAGCCGCAGATAGGTATAAATTGGAGTAAACCTATGGCAGTTGAAGCGTTGGTCAAGCTTGATAGGGTGACTCAGAAATATTTTACGGGCAAAAAAGAGTTCATCGCTATTCGCGATGTAAGCCTTACTGTATACGATGGCGAATTTGTCGTGCTAGTTGGACCCTCAGGTTGTGGAAAGAGCACTTTGTTGAGGATTGTTACTGGTTTGCAGAAACCAAGTGAAGGAGAAGTTTTTTATCGTGGACAACTTGTCGTGGGTGTAAACCCTCATGCAACGATTGTCTTTCAAACATTTGCACTTTTTCCATGGTTGACTGTCCAGCAAAATGTGGAGGTTGTTCTTAAAGCTCGTGGTGTTCCAGGTCCTGATCGCATTCACAAAACCATCGAACTCCTTGACCGTGTAGGACTAGATGGTTTTGAAACGGCGTATCCACGTGAGCTTTCAGGAGGTATGCGCCAAAAAGTTGGATTTGCACGGGCAATGGCGGTGGAGCCAGAATTATTATGTCTAGACGAACCCTTCTCAGCGCTGGATGTGCTGAGTGCCGAATCATTGCGCGGCGAGCTTCTTGAGCTTTGGTTGAGTGGAGGCATTCCTACGAAGGCGATACTGATGGTTACGCATAATATAGAAGAAGCCGTTTTTCTGGCAGATAGGATTGTTGTGATGGAAAAGGATCCTGGTAGAATAGTGGCGGATGTAGTCGTGGATTTACCGCAGCCTCGCCAACGTAAATCTCCAAATTTCGCGAACTTAGTAGACCATGTCTATTCAATACTTGCAGGTCAGACGCGGCCAGAACATATCGAGCTTGGCACGGCGCCTGGAGAGCCAGGGCACACTCGAGCTTTGCCCAACATAGCGATAGCCGACCTAGCAGGCGTGCTTGAGCGGCTAATAGAAATGCCCAATCATACTGCTGATATATTTAGGCTTGCGGAGGAACTGCGAGTTGATTCGGATCGTTTGCTAAGGGTTACCGATGCGGCGGAGCTCCTAGGGTTTGCAACTCTTTCTCAAGGCGATATCACTTTAACCCCACTGGGCGAGGCATTTGCCGAAGCCCGAATCAACACCCGAAAAGAGATATTTGCAACGCGAATACGTAGGTTACCGTTGTTTCAATGGCTGCTTAGAATGCTTGATGCAGCAGATAAACACCAAATTGAGCGGGACGTTGCAATTGCAGCGCTTGAATTGGAATTTCCGCCGCGGGAAGCTAAGCGTCAGCTTGATTTGATCATCGAATGGGGTCGATATGCTGAGTTGTTGGAATATGACCATGTGAGCGGCTTGATATTCCTTAGCGCCAGTAGTGTCGTTGCAGCACAGGCTTAGTCATGAAGGAAGAAGTTTTTACAATTTAAAAAGAAGTTTAAAAATGAAAAAAGTTCTTTTCATTTGTATTCACAATTCAGAGCGAAGTCAGATGGCTGAGGCTTTCGCAAAGAAATTTGGCAAGGGCAAAATCATTGCCGAGTCAGCCGGGACATCGCCCGCAAAAACTATTAATCCCTCGGTTGTTCAAGTGATGGAAGAGATAGGCTATGATATGAGTGGCCACTATCCAAAGGTTTTGACGCCAGACATGATCAAGAGTGCGGATAGGGTAATTACAATGGGCTGTGGGGTGAATATGGATGACTCAGGCCGCAATGGTGCTGTGTGCCCGGTTGTATTTGTCGAATCTGAAGATTGGGGCATTAAAGACCCAGAAGGTCAGCCTGTTGAGAAAGTCCGCGAGATTCGAGACCAGATTAAAGCGAAGGTAAAAAAGCTAGTTGAAGAGTTGACGGGAATTAGTACCAATAATGAAGCATAAAAAGATTTGTAGCCTCTGCCTGGTATCATTTTTTAAAGAAGATTCTATTTTTACTTTTCTTAAGAAAAGATGTCATCAAATTGACATCTTTTGGCGCTAGGGTTAGAATTGGCTAGAGCCAGGGTGACCGATTAGAACATTTAGTTCTAGACCAATCATCCCGACAATTACTTTGTAGGACCATATTAGTCATCGGAGGCACTGCATGAGGGTACTCATCACTGGAATTACAGGAATGGCAGGCAGCCATTTGGCAGACTATCTGCTTTCACTGCCTGAAAAAATAGAAGTATATGGTACTTTTCGCTGGCGTAGTCGCATGGAAAACGTTGCTCATCTCGAAGGCAAAATAAATCTCATCCAATGTGAGCTGACAGATTTTAGCAATACTGTCAGAGCGTTAGAAATCTCCAAACCTGATTTCATATTCCACCTTGCCGCTCAGAGCTATGTTCTTGCCAGTTGGAGTTCGCCGACTGCTACCATGCTAGAAAATCCCAGGATGCAAATAAACTTATTCGAGGCAATGTTGCTCCTGGGCATAGATTGTCCGATTCAGGTTGCCTTAAGTTCGGAAGAATACGGTATGGTTTATCCTAATGAACTGCCAATTAACGAGGATAACCCCCTAAGGCCGTTGAGCCCTTATGCCGTTAGCAAGGTAACGCAAGATATGATGGCATATCAGTATTATAAAAGCCATGGGTTGAAGACAATTCGCACGCGCGCATTCAACCATGAAGGTCCTCGCCGTGGCGATGTTTTCGTAACGAGCAACTTTGCCAAACAAATTGCACTGATAGAGGCTGGGAAGCAGGAGCCCGTGATTTACGTTGGCAACCTAAAAGCCAAGCGAGATTGGAGCGACGTCCGAGACGTGGTTCGTGCCTATTGGCTTGCGGTTAACAAATGTATTCCTGGCGAGGTCTATGTAATAGCATCGGGCAAGTGCTACAGCGTTGAAGAAATGCTAAATATGTTGCTTGATATGTCGACAGTCAAGGTTGAAATACGAGAAGATCCCGCCAGAATGCGGCCTTCAGATGTCATGGTACTTCAAGGTGATGCCTCCAAATTCAAAGCTCAAACAGGATGGGAGCCAGCGATTCCACTGGAGCAAACACTAGCTGACCTGCTGAACCACTGGAGGGAGGAGGTTCAGCGACAAAATGTCCCATGAGACGACGCTGATAACCGGAGTTGGCGGTTTCGTCGGGCGACATCTTGCCGAGCTATTAGTTAAATCAGGCGCGTTTGTATATGGAACAATACTTTCGCCTGAGGAAGTATCCCCAGACAATCCAATTCCCGGCGTCGAGCTGATGGTTTGCCATCTAGAAAACCAGTCCAATGTCGAGGAAGTAGTAAATAGCGTACGGCCTTCGGTTGTGTATCATCTGGCGGCCCAAAGCTCGGTTTCACGCTCACTAAGCGATCCTATTGGGACCTTCAAGACGAACGTGATGGGAACACTTCATTTGTTGGAATCACTAAGGAGCCTGCCGAACTTGAGAGTATTGGTGCTAATAAGTTCAGCCGAAGTGTATGGCGTAGTTTCCGAAGCTGACCTCCCCATTACCGAAAGGACATCCCTTGACCCTGTTAATCCATATGCATGCAGTAAGGCTTGTGCAGACCTGCTTGGAGTTCAATATTTCCGCATATTCCAAGTCCCGGTAATTAGGTTGCGGCCGTTCAACCATATTGGGCCTGGGCAATCGGACGCTTTTGTGGCATCAAACTTTGCACGTCAAATCGCTGAAATTGAAGCTGGAATTCGCCCCCATAAGCTCATGGTTGGTAATCTTGATGCAAAACGTGATTTTACCGATGTTAGGGATATCGTTCGTGCATATGTGTTGGCAGCAGAGAGGTGTTCGCCTGGAGATGTATACAATATTTGCTCTGGCAAGGCAGTAAGCATACGTGAAGTATTAAACCAGCTTCTTACTTTGACATCTGTTCAGATTGAGGTTGTCCAGGAACCTGATCGCATGCGTCCATCGGATCTCCCAATACTTGTAGGTGATTACTCAAAGTTCCATGCAGAAACAGGTTGGACTCCCGAAATTTCACTCGGCCAGACACTCAAGGATCTTCTGAATTTCTGGCGTGTGAGGGTATCCTAGACAGAGTTTTCCGGCTTTTTAGAAAAGTATGTCGTTTTAGCAGTAAGACAGAGTTGAACCTTCGAGGCCGTTGATGGATAAGCAATTGACATCTTTTGCCATCGCTGATATAATAACTCGGTTCTCTTAACGCGGTGTGTTGGTGGTTTCAACAAGTGAGATATATTTGGAAAATCTTAATCTAAAAGGTCA is drawn from Armatimonadota bacterium and contains these coding sequences:
- a CDS encoding ABC transporter permease subunit; amino-acid sequence: MNRQPRIFGLVWPPSRLATWADVIIIVGIGVLIYIGVELARGAPKVISGPKISLEPSALALYAVLSTARMAAAYILSMLFTIVYGYIAARNRSAEWIMIPLLDVFQSVPILSFLPVVLLSLSAIMPEKIAAGLASIVLIFTSQVWNLTFAWYQSLTTIPNELCEVSAIFRFNTWFRLKVLELPFAAISLIWNSMMSWAGGWFFLMAAEIFTVGNRDFRLPGLGSYLQTAANEGDVRSILLGILTLVLVIVALDQLVWRPLLVWAKRFRLEMVTGAPEPHSWFYDVLHSSLLVKWFSSSILQPLGEKFDTWSLRHFPADVKKAESHRKPSTAIAVFAILIGGLAYGAYRASEMLVELSLAEWLDIGIGVLATLARVAISLVVALAWTIPVGTILGTNRKLATWIQPVVQVMASIPATAFFPILVMFLIGLKGGINFVAVLLMLMGTQWYLLFNVIAGASEIPQDLKYTSILLGLNKWEQWRTLTLPALFPYIITGAITASGGAWNASIVAEYVEFGKKTIFTTGIGSTIARATATGNFPLLLASTISMILAVVLINRLFWRRLYRIAADRYKLE
- a CDS encoding AAA-associated domain-containing protein, whose amino-acid sequence is MAVEALVKLDRVTQKYFTGKKEFIAIRDVSLTVYDGEFVVLVGPSGCGKSTLLRIVTGLQKPSEGEVFYRGQLVVGVNPHATIVFQTFALFPWLTVQQNVEVVLKARGVPGPDRIHKTIELLDRVGLDGFETAYPRELSGGMRQKVGFARAMAVEPELLCLDEPFSALDVLSAESLRGELLELWLSGGIPTKAILMVTHNIEEAVFLADRIVVMEKDPGRIVADVVVDLPQPRQRKSPNFANLVDHVYSILAGQTRPEHIELGTAPGEPGHTRALPNIAIADLAGVLERLIEMPNHTADIFRLAEELRVDSDRLLRVTDAAELLGFATLSQGDITLTPLGEAFAEARINTRKEIFATRIRRLPLFQWLLRMLDAADKHQIERDVAIAALELEFPPREAKRQLDLIIEWGRYAELLEYDHVSGLIFLSASSVVAAQA
- a CDS encoding arsenate reductase ArsC, with product MKKVLFICIHNSERSQMAEAFAKKFGKGKIIAESAGTSPAKTINPSVVQVMEEIGYDMSGHYPKVLTPDMIKSADRVITMGCGVNMDDSGRNGAVCPVVFVESEDWGIKDPEGQPVEKVREIRDQIKAKVKKLVEELTGISTNNEA
- a CDS encoding GDP-mannose 4,6-dehydratase, which codes for MRVLITGITGMAGSHLADYLLSLPEKIEVYGTFRWRSRMENVAHLEGKINLIQCELTDFSNTVRALEISKPDFIFHLAAQSYVLASWSSPTATMLENPRMQINLFEAMLLLGIDCPIQVALSSEEYGMVYPNELPINEDNPLRPLSPYAVSKVTQDMMAYQYYKSHGLKTIRTRAFNHEGPRRGDVFVTSNFAKQIALIEAGKQEPVIYVGNLKAKRDWSDVRDVVRAYWLAVNKCIPGEVYVIASGKCYSVEEMLNMLLDMSTVKVEIREDPARMRPSDVMVLQGDASKFKAQTGWEPAIPLEQTLADLLNHWREEVQRQNVP
- a CDS encoding GDP-mannose 4,6-dehydratase produces the protein MSHETTLITGVGGFVGRHLAELLVKSGAFVYGTILSPEEVSPDNPIPGVELMVCHLENQSNVEEVVNSVRPSVVYHLAAQSSVSRSLSDPIGTFKTNVMGTLHLLESLRSLPNLRVLVLISSAEVYGVVSEADLPITERTSLDPVNPYACSKACADLLGVQYFRIFQVPVIRLRPFNHIGPGQSDAFVASNFARQIAEIEAGIRPHKLMVGNLDAKRDFTDVRDIVRAYVLAAERCSPGDVYNICSGKAVSIREVLNQLLTLTSVQIEVVQEPDRMRPSDLPILVGDYSKFHAETGWTPEISLGQTLKDLLNFWRVRVS